AACAAGACGAGTTTGACTTGCATCATCAAGTTATGCAACTTTTTTGTTTAAATCATGTACATGCCGCCGTTAACGTGCAGTGTCTCACCGGTTACATAACCCGCATCATCCGATGCCAGGAAGGCAACAGCTGCTGCAATTTCACGCGGATCACCCAGGCGACCGGCTGGAACATTGGCAAGTGTAGCAGCACGCTGGTCATCATTCAGCGCTTTAGTCATATCGGTTTCGATAAAACCAGGCGCAACCGCATTAACTGTGATCCCGCGCGCAGCAACTTCACGTGCCATCGACTTGGTGAAACCGACCAGACCAGCTTTCGCTGCTGCATAGTTAGTCTGTCCCGCATTCCCCATGATCCCCACCACAGAGCCGATGCTGATAATCCGGCCACTGCGTTTCTTCATCATTGGGCGCAGTACGGCTTTGGACAGGCGGAAGACAGACGTCAGGTTGGTGTCCAGAATGTCTTGCCACTCTTCATCTTTCATTCGCATCAGCAGGTTATCACGCGTGATCCCGGCGTTGTTCACCAGAATATCGATTTCGCCAAACTGCTCTTTAATCGCTTTCAGGACAGATTCGATTGACTCTGGAGATGTCACATTCAGTGCCATCCCGGTGCCATTATCGCCCAGGTAGGCGCTAATGGCTTCTGCACCGTTGTCAGAGGTTGCTGTTCCGATCACGGTTGCGCCGCGCTCGACCAGAATTTCTGCGATCGCACGACCGATACCACGGCTTGCACCGGTAACCAGAGCAATTTTACCTTCAAGGCTCATTGTGTTTCCTCTTCTATAAGGGAGTCTGGGGCCTGTCCCTTAGAGCATCTTCACGGTGCAGTCATCCGACTGGCCGGCTGAGACAGGCAACAATCTTACTTCGCGGCGTCCAGGCTTGCTGGATCGTTCACCGCGGCACCACCAAGGGCACGATTAATTCGTTTGGTCAAGCCGGTCAGGACTTTACCCGGTCCCATTTCCAGCAGCGTTTCGATGCCGTCGGCGGCCATGCGCTCAACAGACTCTGTCCAACGGACCGGACCGTACAGTTGCTTCACCAGCGCTTGCTTGATCGCCGCCGGATCGGTTTCAACCGCCACATCGGCGTTGTTGATCACCGGGATCGCCGGTGCATTGAACGCAACCGCTTCCAGCGCGACCGCCAGTTTCTCCGCCGCAGGCTTCATCAGCGCACAGTGGGAAGGCACTGAAACCGGCAGCGGCAGTGCACGTTTGGCACCCGCTTCCTTACACAGGACGTTAGCACGCTCAACGGCTTCTTTATTCCCCGCAATCACCACCTGACCCGGCGAGTTAAAGTTCACCGGCGAACACACCTGGCCTTGGGCCGCTTCTTCACAGGCTTTGGCAATGGCGTCGTTATCCAGACCGATAATGGCAGACATTGCACCGACACCGGCAGGAACGGCTTCCTGCATCAGCTGGCCACGCAGCTCAACCAGTTTTACCGCGTCTTTGAAATCCATCAGTCCGGCACACACCAGCGCCGAATATTCGCCCAGGCTATGGCCCGCCAGCACAGTTGGCTGCGCGCCGCCCTGCTGCTGCCAAACACGCCAAATTGCAACCGAAGCCGTCAGTAATGCCGGCT
Above is a window of Photobacterium sp. TY1-4 DNA encoding:
- the fabG gene encoding 3-oxoacyl-ACP reductase FabG; the encoded protein is MSLEGKIALVTGASRGIGRAIAEILVERGATVIGTATSDNGAEAISAYLGDNGTGMALNVTSPESIESVLKAIKEQFGEIDILVNNAGITRDNLLMRMKDEEWQDILDTNLTSVFRLSKAVLRPMMKKRSGRIISIGSVVGIMGNAGQTNYAAAKAGLVGFTKSMAREVAARGITVNAVAPGFIETDMTKALNDDQRAATLANVPAGRLGDPREIAAAVAFLASDDAGYVTGETLHVNGGMYMI
- the fabD gene encoding ACP S-malonyltransferase, which translates into the protein MSKFAIVFPGQGSQAVGMLAELAAQYAVVQETFAEASDALGYDLWALVQNGPAEALNETHRTQPALLTASVAIWRVWQQQGGAQPTVLAGHSLGEYSALVCAGLMDFKDAVKLVELRGQLMQEAVPAGVGAMSAIIGLDNDAIAKACEEAAQGQVCSPVNFNSPGQVVIAGNKEAVERANVLCKEAGAKRALPLPVSVPSHCALMKPAAEKLAVALEAVAFNAPAIPVINNADVAVETDPAAIKQALVKQLYGPVRWTESVERMAADGIETLLEMGPGKVLTGLTKRINRALGGAAVNDPASLDAAK